The sequence below is a genomic window from Deltaproteobacteria bacterium.
GCGTTCCTGCGTGGTAGAGGCCGTTTACCGGAAACCGGCGCGTACTTTCATTCCTTTGCTACGTCAGGCTTTACCGCCGAGGCGACCATGCCTTTGGGCTCCATGAATGCCTTGAAATAGCGGATGGAAATGTCCGTGAAGCCCGCCTCGGCAAACAGGGTTTTCATTTCCCGGCCTGAATAGAGGCGGATGCCGTGTTTTTTTACATGCGCGCGGTGATCCACGCCGTCGTCGGCGTTCCAGCCCAGTCCGATGGCCAGTCGCCCTCCGGGGGAAAGAACCCGATGGACTTCCCGAAGGGCCTGTAATGGTTCGGGCCAGAACAGGAAGGTGGCGATGGCTGCGGCCGTTGTGAACTGTCCATCGCCCCAGGGCAGATGGCCGGCATCGCCCTGGCGGATGTCGGCCTTGCCGGCTGCGGCCCGGTGTCGGTTTTGCCGTCCGGCCAGGGTCACCATGTCCGGAGAATGATCCAGTCCGGCCACGGCTGCGGCGATTGCGCCGTATGTGCGCAGAAAATAGCCTGCGCCGCAGCCGATTTCGACCAGCCGGTCGGTTGGCCCGATTTTGAGGGTTTCGGCCACGGCCCGGTATTCCGCGCCATGCACCCAGGTCATCAATCTGGCCGAGAGACGCCCTTTGAGCC
It includes:
- a CDS encoding methyltransferase domain-containing protein produces the protein MNAELSRQTPDNEQFPLASEAPLASKPIGLKGRLSARLMTWVHGAEYRAVAETLKIGPTDRLVEIGCGAGYFLRTYGAIAAAVAGLDHSPDMVTLAGRQNRHRAAAGKADIRQGDAGHLPWGDGQFTTAAAIATFLFWPEPLQALREVHRVLSPGGRLAIGLGWNADDGVDHRAHVKKHGIRLYSGREMKTLFAEAGFTDISIRYFKAFMEPKGMVASAVKPDVAKE